AACCGCATTCTCCAAAACAAACTGGGACTTTTTATTATATCCCTGCTCATTCCAAAGCTTTGTGTTAGTGTTAATGGGTTTAAAAATCTGATGTTGTTTTCATCTCGCTCATCATAGAACTGGCTGGTTGCCCTGAAACTTGTGAAGGGGTCAATAATACCGTTTACCGAGTACTTTAAGATGGATTGAATATCCAGTAGATCCGTTGAAATTTGTGGTGATGACCAGCTCTGGTCATCTTTTGATTTTACCATGGTTTGACCAAAGCCCAGTCGTATAGTGTTTTCAGAGTGGATTTTACTTGAAAGCTGTTTTTCTATCGTATTATCCAGTCTTCCTATCCATACGACTGATCCGGCATCCCTTGAGTTCCAGTTTTGAGAATTGCTGTTGAAAGTGGCTGAGAGACTGAATTCTGATGAAAGCAGCCAGTTCTCCTGTGCGTAAGAAAGAGAAAACAGGAATAATATAACAGAGAAAGGAATCGGGATAAACTTCATCGTCACCTATCCTAAAGTTATTACAGCCACATTCCGGATAATTGGCTGTTCCAAGGAACAAAGAAAAAAGTCAGGTTACAAACCAAGGGAGCTGATGTAATCCGGATCAATACGCATAGGTATGTGGGTTATGACAAAGTTTTTTGAATGCAGGCAGCCATAAAGAACTCGCACCGATGGTTTTGGTTTAAGGATGTAATTGAGTAGAAATTCATAATTGTGGGATCGTGTGTTTCTTGAATATATTTTTAACTGATAAACTAACCAGTAGAATTTTAAACACAGGAGAACAATTGTCTCAGTTAGCTGAATATGCGGCAAAGCTTCATCAAAAGGAAGCCTATACTGAACCTAAAGAGTTAAACCCTATCTATTACCAATCCTCTCAGGAGCAGCTCTCAGGTATACGGGCTGTGATTTTTGATGTTTACGGAACTTTGATCAATTACTGGCGTCCTGGGTTTGAAACACCACAAATGAAGGAAAAAACCCTTAGCGATACCTTTTCAGTTATATGCGAAAAATTTGGCATGGGCAGCACGTTTGCAAAAATTAACCCTCAGCAGCCACCAGAGAAAACTCTTAGTGAATTTTACCATGGCCTTATTGTTTTAAGTCAGGAAAAGGCTCAAAAAAGTGGAAATATGTTTGCTGAAGTGAAAATAGAGGAGGTATGGAACCTTATTTTGCTTATGCTTAAGCGTCACGGGTATAAAGCTGAGCACCACTGTCCGGGCGATTGCAGTGAATTCAACCGGTATCTGGCTTTTACCTATAACTTTCACGCCCTTGGCCGCCAGCTGTATCCTAATGTGTATACCGCACTCAAAGCTTTAAAAGAGAAGCATATTGTTCTTGGAATTGTATCTAATGCTCAGTTTTATACCCCTATCGATCTTACGCTTATGCTGCGGGATCAGTCTGGTGGGGAAATAGATGATTACTATGAGCTTTTTGATGTTGATCTGGTGTTTTATTCTTATGAGTATGGGGTTAGGAAACCTGGGGAACTGCTGTTTCGTAAGCTCTTTGATGCTCTTTATGAAATGCACATTCTACCCTCTCAGACTCTCTTTGTAGGAAACGATCTGGTAATGGATATAGAACCTGCTTCATCGGCTGGTATGAAAACAGCCTTTTTTACAGGAGATCAAAACAGTGCCTATTTTCATGATAAAAGAGGAACGATTATACCGGATTTGTGTATTAATGACTATGAAGAATTACCACCAAAAGTATCGTTTCATGGTGAATGATGTCGTCGAACAAAATTTAAATCTATGGATTCAGTGCTATGATTAACAAGAAAATGGTTTTACTGCTCATATTCTTTGCTGTAAAAGGGTTCTCAATTGAATTTGAATTTGAAATTGAAGCTGAAGGTGGACTTCCATCCGCCATTATTAAGGCAGTAAATGAAGCTTATGATTTTAACATGCAGGGTATCGAAGCTTTGCAGAGGGGCGAACTTGGCCCGGCGATGTCCTACTTTGATGAAGCGCTTAATATTTTGCCTGATTACAGTGATGCTCTCAATAACAGGGGAGTCGTTTATTTCAGAAGAGGTAATGTGGTTGGGGCTCAGGAAACCTGGGAAAGTCTTATTGAGTTGGACCCGGAGTATGCCGTAGCATATTACAATCTGGGTCTGATTTCTGTTCACGAAAATAAGTATAAACAGGCTTTAGACTATTTTGAGCTTGCCCTTAGAAATAACAATCGTTTTGTTGAAGCTATGGTTCGAATGGGATACGTTCATCTTAAAAAAGGTGAATACAATACCGCCAGTACCTTCTTTAGAAGAGCATATGAGATCGATCCTGAACAGCAGGACGTATGGAATTTTTATGCTTACTCTTTAATATTAGATTCAGATACCGCAAAAGCGGTCCAAGTACTTAAAGGTAAAGACCATAAAGATGCCCTGAGCCAACTTGGTAGAATCGAGGCTTCCAGAGGAAATTATAATCGGGCCATAGATCACCTCTCAAAAGCTGTTGCCAGAGACGCCGATGAGTCTGTGCTGGTTGAGCTTGCCACCGTGCAGATTGAAGCTGAAAAATATACTGACGCTATTGCTACTCTTGATTCTTACTTCAGCTTAAATGTCAAACATTGCGCGAACTCCTTTCTTCTTGCAGGGGTGGCTGCCAGAAAAAGTTCAGATCTTGAAAGCGCAATGAAATATTTGGAGAAAGGCGCTGCTAATTATCCGCGCGATCCGCTTATCAGATACAATCTTGGGCAACTATATCATCACCATGGAAAATTTGATGAAGCAGAAACGAAGTGGCAGGGGCTTTCAGACTCACTTCAGGAACCTTCACTCTACTACCAGCGTGCTCTCAATGCCCGTAATCGAGATGACCTTACCACTGCCGAAAAGCTCGTTAACAGAGCAATACAAATGGACAGAAGAGCTGAGTATTACGATTTACTGGGGGTAATACATCATGAACGTGGTGACAGCGCTAAATCCGAACAGTACTTTCGTGAAGCACTGAAGATTGACCCGAACCTGGCAAGTGCACAGCTTAATCTTGCACTCAGATCAAAATCACAGCAAGAGATTCAGGAGTCAATAAAGCAGTTAGAGCAGATACTGGAGCGATGTTCTGGTGAGGCGTGTGCGGAGATTACCTTTCAATTGGCTATAATGCACTATTTTAAACGAAATACCGATAAGGCAATAACGATTCTTAACTCAATCGAGGAAGAACATAAAAATGAACGGGTGTACCGCCATCTTGGCATTTTTTATCGGGAAAAAAGAGAGCTTCATAAGGCCATCGATGTACTTGAAACTGCTGTTGAACGGTTTATAACTGAAGCAAGAACGGAGTATGAACTCGCGGAGACCTATATGATGGCTGGTTTTCCCTCCAAAGCCGCCGCTACCATAAAGAATTTAATTCCAAGGTGGAGGGATAATCCCTGGCGTTTGTATTATCAGCTTGGTTATGCTTATCTTGAACAGAATGATCTTGTAAATGCCAGAAAGTACCTTGAGCGTAGTATGAACGCAAACAACAGAAATACCGCACCTCGCTCACTTTTAGCGTTTGTGTTGAACAGAATGGGAGATATCGATAAAGCACGTGATTTATGGCAGCGAAACCTAAGGGAGGATCCCCAAAACAGTGTGTTATGGATCAACATGGGACTTTCCCTTGAAAAAGAGGGCAGGTTCTCAGAGGCTTTGGATCATTACAGAAGGGCTCAGATGCATAAGCCCGATGAATATGCTCTTTACATCAATATCGGCAACGCATACGCCGGAATGGAACAATACACTGAAGCACTGGAGGCCTATTCCCATGGCTTAAAATCCGATAAACGTGATGTTGCCGCTTATAATATTTTCCTCATTGCCCAACGGAGAAAGGAAAAACAGCGAGCAGACAGGATGCTTGAGTTACTTACATCTGAATTTCCCTCTTCAATGCATACCAGAAGAGCTGAGGCGGAGATGAAATTTTGGATGGGCGACACTGTAAAGGCTCTCAATATTCTTGAGGGACTGGATGAAAAAGATAGCTATGACTGGTTAGCTCTCGCCAGAATTTATGCCTCAAGTCAACAAAGAGAAAAAACTACTGCAGCATTGGCACAGTTGCCTTCAGATGCTCAGTGGGACAGAGAAAGAGACTTTGTGATGGCTTCACTCGCATTTTATGCCGGTGAATACCGTAAGGCTCATCAACTCTTTAAAGCCATTGATGATACCACTTTTAGTGGTAGGTACAATCTTGCTCTTAGTGCCTACAAGGATGAAAAATACGAAGATGCGCTTTCAATGGCCGAGGCACTGGTGGCGCAAACTGATGGAAGTGACAGGGCTGATGTGTTGCGCTTAGCCGGAAATTCTGCTTTCGCTCTCAATCGCTGGGATGAAGCACGGGTATGGTATAGGCAGCTCTCAAGAATGGAGATGAGAAACCCGGTCGTGCTTTACAATCTCGCAGTAGCTAACTATAATCTCGATGAAATTGAAAATGCTCATAACTTCTATAAAAGAGCACGTGAATTAGATATGTCTATTGAAAATAAAGATATTGAGATGAGATATTATTTGTTCAAAAATCCCCCTGATTCAACTCAATTATCGGGGTTGGATTCATTGGATATTCTGTACAACGAAGCTGTTGCACTGCAGAATGCGGGAGATGACCGCGAAGCTGAAGAAATCTATTTAAGAATTGTAGAAATTGATGAACGATACAGTCTTGCATGGAATAATCTTGGCGCATTGTACGGGGCCAGAGGTGATTTAAAAAAAGCTGAAAAAGCTTATCTAAAAGCATTGGAGAGACGTTTCGATAATCCCGAGATATACGCGAATCTCATCAATGTTTACATGGCACTCGAAAAATTCTCCGAAGCAAGAAGGTGGGTGATGCTGGGACTTGGACATAACCCTGATAACCAAATGCTTCAGCAACTAAGTGAAACTATTATTATCGAAGAACAAAAATACTACGAAAGATAGGGTGTTTTGTTCTAATATACTGCTACAGTCTGTTGTTACTAAAACTGAATAAAAATCACTTTATTCAGACATACTTCTATTATCTGGAAAAGAAAAGGTACCTGAAAAATGAGTTTTGGAACTATTGCAATCTGGTTAGTACTAATTTTGAATATAAGTGTAAGCTACCTTGTTTTTAAAAAGTGTACACTGGGTACATTTCGAACCGCGGCTTATATGTTGATTTTGTTTACTGCTTTTATTTTTGATCTTTCGGGTCTCTCTTTTAGTAACCTGTATTTATTCAGCGTATTTACTATGGTTGTACTGTTTGTGCTCTCAGAACTATTTTGGTATTTGCATAAAAAGTTAACTAATCTAAAGGTGAAAATCGTTT
The nucleotide sequence above comes from Chitinispirillales bacterium ANBcel5. Encoded proteins:
- a CDS encoding HAD family hydrolase, translated to MSQLAEYAAKLHQKEAYTEPKELNPIYYQSSQEQLSGIRAVIFDVYGTLINYWRPGFETPQMKEKTLSDTFSVICEKFGMGSTFAKINPQQPPEKTLSEFYHGLIVLSQEKAQKSGNMFAEVKIEEVWNLILLMLKRHGYKAEHHCPGDCSEFNRYLAFTYNFHALGRQLYPNVYTALKALKEKHIVLGIVSNAQFYTPIDLTLMLRDQSGGEIDDYYELFDVDLVFYSYEYGVRKPGELLFRKLFDALYEMHILPSQTLFVGNDLVMDIEPASSAGMKTAFFTGDQNSAYFHDKRGTIIPDLCINDYEELPPKVSFHGE
- a CDS encoding tetratricopeptide repeat protein, translated to MINKKMVLLLIFFAVKGFSIEFEFEIEAEGGLPSAIIKAVNEAYDFNMQGIEALQRGELGPAMSYFDEALNILPDYSDALNNRGVVYFRRGNVVGAQETWESLIELDPEYAVAYYNLGLISVHENKYKQALDYFELALRNNNRFVEAMVRMGYVHLKKGEYNTASTFFRRAYEIDPEQQDVWNFYAYSLILDSDTAKAVQVLKGKDHKDALSQLGRIEASRGNYNRAIDHLSKAVARDADESVLVELATVQIEAEKYTDAIATLDSYFSLNVKHCANSFLLAGVAARKSSDLESAMKYLEKGAANYPRDPLIRYNLGQLYHHHGKFDEAETKWQGLSDSLQEPSLYYQRALNARNRDDLTTAEKLVNRAIQMDRRAEYYDLLGVIHHERGDSAKSEQYFREALKIDPNLASAQLNLALRSKSQQEIQESIKQLEQILERCSGEACAEITFQLAIMHYFKRNTDKAITILNSIEEEHKNERVYRHLGIFYREKRELHKAIDVLETAVERFITEARTEYELAETYMMAGFPSKAAATIKNLIPRWRDNPWRLYYQLGYAYLEQNDLVNARKYLERSMNANNRNTAPRSLLAFVLNRMGDIDKARDLWQRNLREDPQNSVLWINMGLSLEKEGRFSEALDHYRRAQMHKPDEYALYINIGNAYAGMEQYTEALEAYSHGLKSDKRDVAAYNIFLIAQRRKEKQRADRMLELLTSEFPSSMHTRRAEAEMKFWMGDTVKALNILEGLDEKDSYDWLALARIYASSQQREKTTAALAQLPSDAQWDRERDFVMASLAFYAGEYRKAHQLFKAIDDTTFSGRYNLALSAYKDEKYEDALSMAEALVAQTDGSDRADVLRLAGNSAFALNRWDEARVWYRQLSRMEMRNPVVLYNLAVANYNLDEIENAHNFYKRARELDMSIENKDIEMRYYLFKNPPDSTQLSGLDSLDILYNEAVALQNAGDDREAEEIYLRIVEIDERYSLAWNNLGALYGARGDLKKAEKAYLKALERRFDNPEIYANLINVYMALEKFSEARRWVMLGLGHNPDNQMLQQLSETIIIEEQKYYER